CAGTGAGCTGCTGTGAATGAGTTGACTTAACTTATCCGGTTTTAGGTTACTTTTTGCGTTGCTTCAGTTTAGCGTTGGGCTTGGCAATATCAAAACGCAATCAAGAAAATTGCAATCAAGCTAGCCACAAGATTAACCTGCGGGGTATGTATGGCTTCTATCAAGCATATCGTAGGGTATTACCGCGATTATTGGCTGGTAACCCTGTTCACGGTCACGATGTCCAGTCTATTTGAAATTATTGACCTGTTCTCGCCCTATGCAATGGGACAAATTCTGAACGTGCTGTCAGGGCAGTCTGTTGATTATCCAGTACAAAAGGCCGCTGACTGGTTGGGTGGTTGGTGGCAACGTCCCGGCGATCGAGTCATGATTTTGGCTGTATTGCTAGGAGCTATTTTTTTGCTCAGTGTTGTGCGGGCACCCATCCAGCCTTGGATTGGGCATTGGTTCTTTTGGGATACCTCGTTCCGTGCTCGTCGTATTCACCAGGAAAAGTCGCTGAAAAAAATTCTGACCCTGCCCTTGGAGTTTTATGACGAGAACAATCCTGGTCGAATTGCTGGACGCATCGCTAGAGGACTATCAAACCACACTTGGACCTATCCAGAAATCATTGGTCAGTTGATCCCCAAGCTGATGCGGGTTACGGGGATTTTCATTATTATCTGGCTAGTGGAATGGCGTATTGCTCTGCTGTTTGTGCTGTCCTTTGTGGTGATCTTGTCGTTTAGCATCAACAATCTGACTCAAATAATGGTGGAGGAAGAGTTGATTGATCGCTACGCAGAGGACACGGAAAGTCGCAACTCTGAGATTGTTACCAATATCAAGACTATCAAGGCATTTGCTACGGAAACTGATGAATTGGAGCGGCAACGTACCCGCTGGGATCGAGAGTTCAAAGTATTAAATTACCGAGTGCATAAAGGCTATGTCTTGCTGAACACGTGGCACCGGACGATCGTCCAAACTTGTGTGTTTACAGTTCTAGCCCTAACCTTATGGGCAACTGTTCAAGGCCGAATATCCCTGGGACATTTTATTACTACCCTGACCATTGCTAACATGGCCTATTCAGAATTAGAGCCGATTAGCAACCTTGCGGAGGTATTTGCCCGCCGCTATTCTGCTATGATTCGCTTCCATGATTTGATGCACCAGCGAGATGGGTTGGATGCTGTGGAGTTTAATTCTCCTAAGGCACTAGCTCCTTACCAGTTCACGGGCAAGATTGAGTTACAACACCTAACCTTTGGCTATGATCCAGCGCGTCCAGTGCTGAGAGATCTGAACCTGCTGATCTATCCTCGTCAGACAGTAGCGTTGGTGGGGCGCTCTGGCTCAGGGAAATCTACCCTAGTAAAGTTGCTGTTTCGCTATTTCGAGCCGAATGACGGTGCCATTCTGATGGATGGTGATGACATTCGTAGCCTAGATGTGAGCCGTTATCGCAAACGGTTGGCGATCGTTCACCAAGAGGTGGATATTTTCAATGGCACTGTGTTAGACAACCTGACCTATGGCAATCCCAATGCTAGCCTTGAGCAAGTGATGGAAGCCTGTGAAATCGCCCGTGCTGATGAGTTTATTCGACAGTTGCCCAATGGCTATAAAACGATCGTTGGGGAACGGGGAATGCGCCTCTCTGGAGGACAACGCCAGCGAGTGGGCATTGCTCGCGCTCTGCTGGTCAATCCTGATGTGTTGGTGTTTGATGAAGCCACCTCTAGTCTGGATTATGAGTCAGAGCGGGCAATTCAACTGGCGATGCGGTCGATTCTCGGTACCCGCACTACTATTATCATTGCTCACCGCCTTAGCACAGTACGGGAGGCTGACGTGATTGTAGTGTTAGATAAGGGTCAAATTGTTGAGGTCGGCAACCACAGTGAGCTATTAGCCCATCGTGGCA
Above is a window of Cyanobacteriota bacterium DNA encoding:
- a CDS encoding ABC transporter ATP-binding protein/permease — encoded protein: MASIKHIVGYYRDYWLVTLFTVTMSSLFEIIDLFSPYAMGQILNVLSGQSVDYPVQKAADWLGGWWQRPGDRVMILAVLLGAIFLLSVVRAPIQPWIGHWFFWDTSFRARRIHQEKSLKKILTLPLEFYDENNPGRIAGRIARGLSNHTWTYPEIIGQLIPKLMRVTGIFIIIWLVEWRIALLFVLSFVVILSFSINNLTQIMVEEELIDRYAEDTESRNSEIVTNIKTIKAFATETDELERQRTRWDREFKVLNYRVHKGYVLLNTWHRTIVQTCVFTVLALTLWATVQGRISLGHFITTLTIANMAYSELEPISNLAEVFARRYSAMIRFHDLMHQRDGLDAVEFNSPKALAPYQFTGKIELQHLTFGYDPARPVLRDLNLLIYPRQTVALVGRSGSGKSTLVKLLFRYFEPNDGAILMDGDDIRSLDVSRYRKRLAIVHQEVDIFNGTVLDNLTYGNPNASLEQVMEACEIARADEFIRQLPNGYKTIVGERGMRLSGGQRQRVGIARALLVNPDVLVFDEATSSLDYESERAIQLAMRSILGTRTTIIIAHRLSTVREADVIVVLDKGQIVEVGNHSELLAHRGIYHCLHTLQETGELLT